AGAAAGCGTGGGGACCATGGTACAGTCATGTGCAATCCACCTACCACACACACAAGGGGTTAAACTTTAGAGGATTATAGTTTAGGGAGACAGATTATTTAGAAAAACCAGAATGTGCTGTGCACGGCCCCATTGATTTGTATGTGTCTGTGCGTCGTGTGGATAACTACTATACATGGCGCTTACCTTTATGCCAAGAAGTTGCCAATTTCCAATTCTCCATAAACGTCCTCTGGGAAAGTGAAGGATAAGCGCAGGTCTGTGTTCGGCACAAGTGAAGGAGGCCTTGCAGCAGCTTCGGACTACAGACCAGAGAGAGTAATATTAAAAATGTTCTACTTCTTAAAAGGGGCCATCAAGGATTTTGATGGCCATTAAGATGACTGACGGGGGTCCAAATGCctgcatccccaccgatcagctgtttcacggTAGCTTTGTCTACTGgatggagctgtttttttttttgcagagctgcTCCAGTCCACCCcggtaaccagctctgtccactacacaatcgGCACAGCCGTGTAGTTCTGGCTCCGGTGCTACAATGAAACCGCTTATCACAGGGtgccagacccccaccaatctaataaagACCTATACTAgaagaggccatcaatatcaaaatcctggacaaccccctttaagggtgggttcacacactTTTTTATCTAGAAGTGGATCctgcaggaaggagaagtatagGCCCGGGCTACACTTAAACCATTTTATATTTCGTATAGGGATAATCTACTTTTCGCCAGCAAAGAATAaagggagatttcagctctgaagcctacATAACTGTGAAGGCTGCTCGGGGAGCATTCTCTAGACAGCAACTCAAGTAATATAATGTTATAGTCTAGTAAAAATAATGTAAGGTCATGAGAAAGTTACTTTGAGATACAAAATGTGAGCactggctttaaaggggttactcACCCCTGGGGACCtggtggtaatcatacttacctgatccccacagCTGGATTCTGGCTCCgtctgcaggtcctgggtctcccAGCATCACAAATCTACTTTGACATTGgttcacatgaccactgcagccaactgGCCACAGCAGTCACGTGTCACGCAAgcatcacatgaccctgtgacatgatGCATGCGTGACACGTGACCCGGCGAAAAAAAACCCGATGCTGACGTGGGAGACCCAGAGCCGGCAGGGCAGTGATACAGCCAGAACCGAGCGTTGGGGATCtggtaagtatgattaccaccGCAGGTCTGGCCACGTTGTGGGGACTATAGAAAAGGTCTCctggggtgaacaacccctttaaaggggttttcagctggctgaaatataaatacaaaagaaaaacACCTTACCTTTGTAATTGTCCCACCGCTCCTCTCTTGTGGCGTTTGTCACGTCCATCATCCATGCGAACGCTGCTGCAAATCACTGGCCTCTGCAGTCACCTGATGTTCATGCACATAATAATTGGCAGCAGTGGTCATGTGAACGATGGATGTGGCTTCTTCACGGAGCGGCAGGACACTTTAAAAGAagacttattttttttctcttaatttTAGACAGCCCTCTAccaatgtttttttaaacctcttggaaaactcctttaatgatgCCCGCTGTCTTAACATTTTCTGAGGTctcgttaaaggggtggtctcatgTAGACAACCAGTGTCTATCAGGCTGGGGGGGGGCTACACGGCAACACTGCATCTAATGATAGTCAATGATGTGACAGAAAATCCGACACTGGACGGGCCGCACGACATTCCgccatcgcagctcagcccccccACTCACTCACCAGTACTCCTCCCTCTCTTGTATTTCACCAGTGGTGCTCCATAGGCAGGCGCTGGAAATAGCATTGTGCACCCGTTCCTCGTGATTGGGGAATGTGTAGGCCGGGTCGTAGCACAGGTTGGCTATCCTCTCGGGTAATCCTTCAATTAACTTGGACTTGGTCAGCCACAGCGCCTGCTTTACACCTGGACACAGAGACGGACAGAAGATGTGACTCCTCGGTATCTTCTACATCACCTGAGCTCAGGGTGAGAAGAGCAGACATTCATACCCAACAATGATCTAAAACACGGGGGGGGGAGATTTCTGATAAATGGAGTACAGCGCCACCCATTGtatagtgcagggatcagcaacctccggcatgttctgaaattacaactcccaaaCTGCCGCATTCTCTTCtatggagtgccgaaggttgctgatccctggtatcgcattcacttctatggggctgagctgtgcctaggtcacGTGACCGATAAAGGCGATGTCACATGACTTAGGCtatgctgagagaaggctgccaaTGCTACtgcaagcgctgctgccttctcaaacagctgatcggcgggggtcccgggtgtcggaccctcacagaTTAGACCTGATCCaggggacaggtcatcagtattaacgtCTCGGAAAAACGCTTTATGACATCATTAACCCTTTTCAGCCATGATGGCACGCTGTAGGAAGTACACGCTCGCTGCAGGAAGTACTTCGGTCAATTTTGTTGTCTCCGGCAGTGACCATCAGTAGGGGGGGGGTCACGCGCCAAGTACAGATGTGACCCACCTTACGGCCCTGTCCAGCCGACTAATCCTCTTCGCCCTTTTGGCGACACTGGTAATTAACGAGAGTGAATTCTGTGGCTTAACGGACGCAAAAAACTCTGGTCAGCATTCAGATGAGACGGTCAGCGCAGACCAGTACCGCCGTCCTGTTTGGTCGGGGCTCGCATGGCCATATAGACAATTCACGTTAATTTGGGGTCAGCGACCTCCGCcacttcagctgctgtgaaactacaactcccagcatgcaccacTAACTTCTATGGGGGCTTCCAGAACAGCATCTGTGCTTGCTGGGAGTAGTGGTTTTACAACTGGTCAGGTATATGGCTCCACCAGTCACCCTCCCTACAGGGCACAGTGACCTCTGCCGGGGCCCCCTCCATACCTCCCAGCAGGCGGCACTTGGGGTTGAAGACGTAGGAGGGCTGCTCCTTGTACAGCGCCATCTCCTGGGCGGGCGGGGAGCGGTAATACTGCGGGTTCCAGTTCATGGTGAAATCCGGGAGCTGCGGCCGGGCCAGCCATGGCACATGGTAACCGCGGTCGGCGTAGGTGATCCGCTCCAGGCCCGGGATCTCCAGCGGCTCCTTCCTCTGCTGGGGCTGCTGCTCCTGCCTCTTACTGCGGGCGGCGCTGACGCTGAGACATCGGAGGCCGCTTCTCCGGGCACCGGGCAGACCGGCCGCTGACACGGAGCGGGTGAGCATGGAGGCCGCCATCTTGGCGCGCTACGGATGCCGGGTAGCGTCCTGTCTGAGGAGGAGCGGGCTGTATCCGGTGTGAGTACAGTGCGGGGCCCAGTATCAGCTGAGAGCACTGGGGGACATCTATCGTAACTGGTGTGAAGgaaacatagcaaccaatcagattctacctttcattttttagcgctcctgtggaaaatgaaaggctCCATCTGATTGGTCGCTAAGGGCCACTAAGCCAGCTTTGATAAACCTCGCTCCCTCATTTTCCAAAGAGGCTGCAAAATCCTTgtaaaaattaaagggaacctgtcaccgatttgtgtatagagctgaggacatgggctgctagatcgccgctagcccatccgcaatatccagtccccatagctctgtgtgcttttattgtgtcaaaaaaacgattttatatgtAAATGAAAATTAGATGCGTCCtgaccctgagatgagtccagcatgaaggagcccagcaccgccccgcatccttcgaatctcctccttgctccccgccgTCACAAAGCAAGTgcaccgtaatctcgcaatgagctagcgcatgcgcagtgtcggcatagtgttcctttgctatgctggcatcagcctcaaggaatgaactgcacatgcgctagctcgcgcatcgcaagattacggcgctctatatttgtgacgttggggagcaaggaggagattcggaggatgcggcgcggtgctgggctccttcacaaggTACCACttagaaccgaacccgagttcgggaaatgttttttttacagtgcaaattaatttatgaagttattacccgaagtcttgcgagacttcgcgaagcaataacttcggctcatcagagccaatacattctaatactgtacagagctcccggTTCCGTACAagattggaacaaagttttatgcaaatcaacttcggatgtttcacctgaagtcgattcgctcatccctaatccttagCACTAAGACTAGGtcatttcaagtgaatgggactgggctgcaataccaagcacagccactatactttggacggcgctgtgcttgttaAACTGTGAGGGAGCTGCAGCACTCAGCGGAGCAGCGTcacctcttaaaacagctgatcgtcggggggtgGCGGgaatcggacccccactgatcagctattgatgacctaccctgaggatagaccaATAATATcaaaatcccggacaacccctttaaaggatgttGTGCCAAGATTTAAACTTAACTCCAGAAGATAGGTGACAAGTGGTGTTAAGCGAACCCGaccttttactgaaaagttcaagttcggtgttcgggcatttaataatgCTTGTTGAAAGACTGCAggtcagccaatcaacaagcttttaagctgtgtgcccttagacgtcatcacagccatgcctactaatggcacggctgtgattggccggtgcatcatgtgacccagcctctatataagctggatcacgtgtagcaccgcccatcagctctcagtagtgcagggacagaaagcaggcagcggaagtgagggacagtgttagtgggatttatttatttatttttatttttttgtgggtgcaatacaccatctttgctcCCCTGACAGAAAGATcatcataaatctggctgttaattctgtgggtgacctacagcgatttttttttttgtgggtgcaatgcaacattgtactttttacccctgacacacaaatataatagttaatccgtctgttagttaggtgcacgtcacaTACCCATTCATTGTGTGAGTTACACCTGCATTGCACACGTGACAGGGAAAATGATATATCCGGCTGTTGGTTCAGTGGGTgatctcaaagaatgaggagagcgtcaaataagggacgtggccccggtcgtggagctcctgttgcagggagaggacgtggtcgatctgtgccagctacacgcacaagtgaagcaccttcctcaggtgcaaataggtgacagaaccttcagtggtatttggtcgggcctaatgcagctctatgaatggtgaggccagaataagtacaggcccttgcaaatcagtctgagccccaagtcatgcagcagtctcttctgctttttgatgaaaaaatcccacttagccctgccccagaagtggaggagattgagtgcaccgatgcccaaccacttatgcttcatgggaggaccaccgcagcatgtctcggatgatgacgaaacacaagtgccaactgctgtggctttctgcagtgtgcagaccgacaaggagggcaggggtgaatacTGGGTgaaggatgatgtggaggacgatgaggtcctaaaccccacatggaatcaaggtcatgcgagtgatctgTGCAGTTCGGagtaagaggtggtggtcgcacagagccacaagcacagcagaagagagagcagggtgcaaaagcggagcggctgtcctctagacagtacgcctgctactgcccaccgcagcaagggaccgagcacaccaaagccagctacaaggagttccctggcgtggcagttcttcagacaatgtgctgacgacaagacacgagtggtttgcacgctgtgcaatcagaccttaggcgaggcataaatgttctaaacctgagcacaacctgcatgaccaggcatctaaatgcaaagcacaaactgcagtggagtagacacctgaaaaaccaagaaaggtctctttccacccgcgatccctggccctgaatggcagcatttcattgcctttgaaatgctgtcattccatctggtggagacagacttttttttaaaaacctctggcggtggctgtcccacagtacgtggttcccagccgccactactttttcagGGAAGCCACCCCCGCCGTGCACAACCAAGcggcggacaaaattaggtgtgcactgtgcaatgccatctgtggcaagggccacataaccaccaatatgtggaccagtaagcacgggcagggacattatatctccctaactgcacactgggtaaatgcagtggcggttgggcctgaggcggatagcagtttgacgcatgtccttccgccaccgaggattgcaggacatttctcgttgcctcctgtatcctcctactctgcttccgcCTCCTCAACCGGTCAGCGtagcaccttcaccaccaacttcagcacagccagaggtaaacgacagcaggcagttttgaaactcatctgtttgggggaaaaaccccacaccgcgcaggagctgtggacgggcttggaacaacagaccgatgagtggttggttccagtgagcctcaagcccggcctggtggtgtgcgataatgggcgaaatctcgtagcagctctaggactagctggtttgcggaacggcacggacagcctttaatataactgcctattcttgtctgcaaagcgcggacaagaataggacatgttattgtttgggggcggggccacggaacggagcaacggatgcggacagcacacggagtgctgtccgcatcttttgtggccccattgaagtgaatgggtccgcacccaagccacCAAAagtgcggccgtgtgcatgaggccttagtggcccaaagttcaggtccccat
This Bufo gargarizans isolate SCDJY-AF-19 chromosome 7, ASM1485885v1, whole genome shotgun sequence DNA region includes the following protein-coding sequences:
- the MRPL37 gene encoding 39S ribosomal protein L37, mitochondrial, producing MAASMLTRSVSAAGLPGARRSGLRCLSVSAARSKRQEQQPQQRKEPLEIPGLERITYADRGYHVPWLARPQLPDFTMNWNPQYYRSPPAQEMALYKEQPSYVFNPKCRLLGGVKQALWLTKSKLIEGLPERIANLCYDPAYTFPNHEERVHNAISSACLWSTTGEIQEREEYCPKLLQGLLHLCRTQTCAYPSLSQRTFMENWKLATSWHKDSTIYHVRGTNGLLMSAKTPLETMAFSSEIQATEQHVLDSLYPLSPAIDLQELNVYEEKNDIGFKEGFPYSHPHTVYLTEPCDNKAKCLPDQLRAKMIMIAFGGAVAKAKILFGEDVKTLPQPIVVQSVGTDGQLFHFMVLQLNTLDFSTNDGIKNIVWMDGDQALYDTVAVKPKIRSKVVLVPAGIAGFKPETFMKFWAMYLNGAV